DNA sequence from the Cupriavidus sp. WKF15 genome:
CTGATCCCCAACCCCAATTAGCCTGACTGACAGGAGACATGCAGATGACCAAAGCCATCCGGATCGAACAGACCGGCGGACCGGAAGTGATGCAGTGGGTCGACGTGGAAGTCGGCGAGCCCGGCCCGGGCGAAGTCCGGGTCCGCCATGAGGCGGTGGGGCTCAACTATATCGACGTCTACTTCCGCTCGGGCCTTTACAAGCAGCCGCTGCCCGCCGGGCTGGGCATGGAAGGCGCGGGCGTGGTCGAGGCGGTGGGCGCGGGCGTGACCCACCTGCGCGCGGGCGACCGCGTGGCCTACGCGGGCCGCCCGAACGGCGCCTATGCGCAGGTGCGCGTGATGCCGGCCGATATCGTCGTGCGCCTGCCCGATTCGATTTCCTTCGAGCAGGGCGCGGCCATGATGCTGCAGGGCCTGACCGCGCAGTACCTGATCCGCGACAGCTACCGCGTGCAGGCCGGCGACACCGTGCTGCTGCATGCGGCGGCCGGCGGCGTCGGGCTGATCGCCTGCCAGTGGCTCAAGGCGCTCGGTGTCACGGTGATCGGCACGGTCGGCAGCGATGAGAAGGCGGAGCTTGCGCGCGCGCATGGCTGCACGCATACCGTGGTCTATACGCGTGAATCGTTTGTGGACCGGGTCAAGGAGATCACTGGCGGCAAGGGCGTGCCGGCCGTGTATGACTCGATCGGCGCCGACACCTTCCACGGCTCGCTCGACTGCCTGGCGCCGCGCGGCACCATGGTCAGCTTCGGCAATGCCTCGGGCCCGGTGCCGCCGTTCGATATCTCAGTCCTGGGCAGCAAGGGGTCGCTGCGGCTTACGCGGCCGACGCTGATGACCTATGTGGTTCACCGCGAATTGCTGGAGCCGATGGTGGCGGACCTGTTTGAGGCGGTCGGCAGCGGCAAGGTGAAGATCGATATCCGGCAGAGATATGCGCTGGCCGATGTCGCGCAGGCACATCGGGACCTGGAGGCGCGCAGGACGACGGGGTCTACGGTCCTGTTGCCGGGATAGAAGGCGATCAGGGGGCGCATGCCACGAACGATGATGTTCCCCCTATACCTCCGGATTCACCAGCGTCATATCCGAACCGTAAGGATCCTCAGCCCGCACCACCACGACGGTGACGTTGTCATGGCCGCCATGATCCAGCGCCATCTTCACAAGCGCCTCGGCCGCGGCAGCGGGATCGCCGCCTGCGGCCAGTACCGATGCAATGCCATCGTCGTCGACTTCATTGCTCAGGCCGTCGCTGCAAAGCAGGAACACATCGCCATCGGCGACATCGACGAACAGCTGTTCCGGCATGAGCGTGTCGGCCGCGCCGACGGCACGCGTGATGGTGTTGTGCGCAGGGTGGTGCCGCGCTTCCTCCGCGGTGATCAGCCCGCGTGCGAGCAGCCGCTCTACCTGGCTGTGGTCGCGCGTCAGGCGCTGCAGCCGTCCGTCGCGCATCCGGTAGAGCCGGCTGTCACCGGCCCAGAGACATCCGCAGCGGCGGTCACCCACTGCCAACGCCACCACGGTGGTGCCCACGCAGCGCACCTGCAGGCGCGCGGCTTCGGCAATCAGCGTGCGGTTGACGTCCTGCAGCGCGGCGCCCACGTCGGCCAGCCGTTCTTCCAGTGATGGCCGCGCCGCCAGGCCCGCCAGTGCCTGTGTGACGGCCTGGCTGGCGAAATCACCGACCGCGTGGCCGCCCATGCCGTCGGCCACGACCCAGATGCCCAGGTCAGGAAGATCCAGGCACGCATCCTCATTGCGCTCGCGTACGCGGCCCACGTCGGTGCAGGCCGCCGATGTCCAGCGGAATTGCGACACGCCAGTCAAGATGCCCTCCGTCAGTGGAAGCGCTTGCTCGCATCTGATCAGCATAGAAGCTGTTGCTGGTCTCGTAAAAGCGGATCACCCGGCCCCGCCCGATACCTCTTTGCCCGTGGCGAACGGATGGTCCTGCCAAAAACCCGCTGTGTGCAGTTGGCCCGGAGCGTAATGGTGGCGCCCGGCCAACAACCTGGCGGCAATGTCGTTGGTCGCCAGGCAACAGTCGACGCGCCTCCACGACGCCACATTGGCCGCAAACGTCGAGCTGGCGCGACCAGGGGGCACTGGCACGTGTCATGCAGAGGGTCTGGCAACGACGCAGCAATGACTGCAGCGACCAGACACCCCGAGGCCAGCCATGCCACACCAGCACGCACCACAAAACGAACGTCGCCACGATGATGGAAGCCTGGCCGCTGAGCTATCGCCGGGTGCCCACCTGGTGACGAGGCGCTACGGCTATGTGCATCACGGCATCTATGCCGGACACGGCCGCGTCATCCACTATGCCGGCTTCGCCCGTACGCTGCAGGCTGGGCCGGTCGAGGAAACCAGCCTGGAAGCGTTTGCCGCCGGTTGCGCGGTCGCAGTCCGGGCGGAGCCGTGCGCCAGCTTTGTCGGTATCGAGGCGGTGGCCCGTGCGCGTTCCCGCCTGGGCGAGAACCGCTACCACCTGTTTTCCAACAACTGCGAGCACTTCTGCTCGTGGTGCCTGTCCGGCGAGAGTCGCAGCGAACAAGTGGAAACCTGCCTGCGCCACCCCCGCGCCGCGCTGTGCGCCATGTTGCGGCTTGCGGCCAGCATCTTGCAGGTCAGCCTTCGGGTGGCCTGAAACGTTTTCGGTACAGAACACGAAGGAGCCAGCCATGTCCGGACTGATCGTCAGAGCAGATTGCGCCGTGTATCGCGGTCGCCAGAGCCACCGCAACGGCCACGCTGCCGTCGCCTCGGCAGGAGGCCGGCACGCCGGCAGCAGGGTGGGGCGCCACGCGCCGCGCCGGGCGCGACTGGCCTCGCAGGGGCGGTCCCTGGCGGCGGGCGAATGTCGGCGGCGATGAATGGCAGTGGTGTCTGGGGAAGATCCGGTACGGATGAAGCGAGGGCTTGGTCCCGCCGACAGGAATCGAACCTGTATCTAGCGCTTAGGAGGCGCTCGTTCTATCCATTGAACTACGGCGAGGGACAGAGTTGTCAGGACCATGGTTCCGCAGGGCTGCGGTGATCCTGAAGACGGGGCGGAGTATATCAAAATCCTCTCGCCCGGAGCGTGTTCCAGCGGCGGGGAAGGCCGATCGGCCGCGGCCGGGGGATGGACAATGCCGGTCCCGGCGGGGAGCATTTCGCCGAAATTCGCAAGTTTGCGGTAGCCAGCGCGGGTCGGGTGGCACCGCTGCACGGCGGCTTCCATTGCTTTGCCGCCGCGCGGTACCCGGCAACTACTTCTTGTGATGCACCAGCCGGTTCCACCAGTACTGCACCGGATGTTCGTGTTCGGGGTAGAGCGGCGACTTGTGGAAGAACTCGGCCCTCACGGCAAGGATGTACAGGGCGATGATGGCTGCGGCGAAGAGCAGGGCGGTAAGCATGGCGGTCTCCCGTGGCAGGAACCAAATCCATTCTAGGCGCCGCCGCTGCTAGTGCCCGCTGGTTTTCGAGAAAAGCTGGATCACCGCCACGCCGGCGATGATCAGCCCGATGCCCAGGCAGGCCGCCACGTCCGGCACCTGGCGGTACAGCACCATGGCGATCAGCGTGACCAGCACGATGCCGGCGCCGCTCCAGATGGCATAGGCGACCCCGACCGGCACGGACTCCATGACCAGCATCAGCAGGTAGAAGGCGCAGGCGTAGCCGGCCACGACCAGCATGCTGGGCACCAGCCGCGTGAAATTCTCCGCAGCCTTCAGGCTGCTGGTGGCAATGACCTCGGCCACGATGGCCAGCGTTAGCAGGAGGTATCCGTTCATATGTGAAAAAGGGTTATATGGGCAAGCGGACGGAGCGCGCCGGGGCGGGCAAGTGTTGCGCAGACACCGCAGCGGACAGGTATGCCCTCCCTTGCGGTGGTTGTGCGAAGCAGTATTGCAGTTTTGAATGCTATTGTGCGCTTCAAGCGACATGCAGGCGGTCGCGGCAGTACCTGACCAGGCCGGGCCATCCAAAACAACGTACGGCGGCGGGTGTTTTCAGTTTCCGGGGGAGCGGAATGAGCAATCAAGTCATTGACGGGGCAACGGTCTGGCAAGACACGCGTATGGCGGCCGCCGAGGCTGACGAATCGGGCGTCTGGCAGAACACAATCGCGGCGGCGGATTATGCCCTGGAGGAGGCGACCCGCATTCATCGCGGCGTGCAGAGCAATCTCAAGCTGGTTCAGGAAGTCCGGGCGCTGCGCGAGGAACTGCGCAAGGCGCACGCGGAAGCCGACCGCTACCGCGGCATGCATGCGCGCGTGGTGGTCAGCATGCGCCAGCTCGAGGAGGAGCATGCCGCCGAGATCGGCCGCCTGCAAACCGAGAACGAAATGCTGCTGGTGCGCCACCGCGTCTACAAGCTGCTGGCCGAGCACTACGGTCTGGCGGCGCTTCGCTTTGATACTCCGCAATTCTGCGAACATCGCGACCGTGTGCTCCAGCACGTGCTGTTCCAGCGCCGCAAGGGGGTGGCACTCGAAGATATCCGGTTTCGCGATATCGCCTTCCTGCTGCTCTAGGCTGGTCCGGCCTCAGGCGATCTTGCGGCGCAGCACGAACAGCGCCAGCATGCCGCCTGCCACGCCCCAGAAGGCCGAGCCCACGCCGGCCAGCGTCATGCCGGACGCCGTGATCATGAAGGTGAGCGGGGCGGCTTCGCGTTCGTCCGGCGTCTGCATGGCCACGGTCAGGCCGTTGGCGATCGACCCCAGCAGCGCGAACGCGGCCAGCCGCACCACCACGGCCTGCGGAGGCCGCGGACAGCACGCGCATCAGCTTGTCGAACCAGCCGGGCCCCGTCCCCTCCCCCCTCTCCCGGATGGGGCCGGTCTGGTCGTGTCGCCCTGGTCGGCTACCTGGCCGCCGCAAGCGGAACGCGTCGCGGCCCGCTTGCGGCGTGGGGTTCAGTCCGCGACCTTGTCGCTGGGGAACTTGAAGGAATCGCGCAGCAGGTAGCTCATGGGGATATCGAGCGTGATGCCATGCGGAGGAATCGGTGCCTGGAACCACTTCCGGTAGAGCTTAGGCGTTTCCTGCTCGTAGACGGAGGCGACCAGGGTCCTGTCCACCAGCTTCTTGAACTCGGCATCGCCCTTGGGCAGCATGATGGCGTAGGGCTCGATGGTCAGCATCTCGCCAGTCACCTTGAAGTCGGCGGGCCGGCTGGCGTTGGCGCGCAGGCCGTACAGCAGCACGTCGTCCATCACGAAGGCGTCGGCCTTGCCGGCTTCGACCATG
Encoded proteins:
- a CDS encoding quinone oxidoreductase translates to MTKAIRIEQTGGPEVMQWVDVEVGEPGPGEVRVRHEAVGLNYIDVYFRSGLYKQPLPAGLGMEGAGVVEAVGAGVTHLRAGDRVAYAGRPNGAYAQVRVMPADIVVRLPDSISFEQGAAMMLQGLTAQYLIRDSYRVQAGDTVLLHAAAGGVGLIACQWLKALGVTVIGTVGSDEKAELARAHGCTHTVVYTRESFVDRVKEITGGKGVPAVYDSIGADTFHGSLDCLAPRGTMVSFGNASGPVPPFDISVLGSKGSLRLTRPTLMTYVVHRELLEPMVADLFEAVGSGKVKIDIRQRYALADVAQAHRDLEARRTTGSTVLLPG
- a CDS encoding protein phosphatase 2C domain-containing protein translates to MTGVSQFRWTSAACTDVGRVRERNEDACLDLPDLGIWVVADGMGGHAVGDFASQAVTQALAGLAARPSLEERLADVGAALQDVNRTLIAEAARLQVRCVGTTVVALAVGDRRCGCLWAGDSRLYRMRDGRLQRLTRDHSQVERLLARGLITAEEARHHPAHNTITRAVGAADTLMPEQLFVDVADGDVFLLCSDGLSNEVDDDGIASVLAAGGDPAAAAEALVKMALDHGGHDNVTVVVVRAEDPYGSDMTLVNPEV
- a CDS encoding lecithin retinol acyltransferase family protein, coding for MPHQHAPQNERRHDDGSLAAELSPGAHLVTRRYGYVHHGIYAGHGRVIHYAGFARTLQAGPVEETSLEAFAAGCAVAVRAEPCASFVGIEAVARARSRLGENRYHLFSNNCEHFCSWCLSGESRSEQVETCLRHPRAALCAMLRLAASILQVSLRVA
- a CDS encoding SMR family transporter, yielding MNGYLLLTLAIVAEVIATSSLKAAENFTRLVPSMLVVAGYACAFYLLMLVMESVPVGVAYAIWSGAGIVLVTLIAMVLYRQVPDVAACLGIGLIIAGVAVIQLFSKTSGH